A region from the Ctenopharyngodon idella isolate HZGC_01 chromosome 13, HZGC01, whole genome shotgun sequence genome encodes:
- the ikzf1 gene encoding DNA-binding protein Ikaros isoform X5, which produces MLGWKEEVQWRGEGPRTEFQTAAAALRTCAHGAAGDSWKSFILQTQGIAEYLHRMETEEAQEMSQITGRDSPTANEGGEDQDEAMPVPEDLSASTGLQHNNRTDKPLGERPFQCNQCGASFTQKGNLLRHIKLHSGEKPFKCHLCNYACRRRDALTGHLRTHSVGKPHKCAYCGRSYKQRSSLEEHKERCHNYLQCMGLQNSIYTVKEENSQNEQREDMPASERALVLDRIANNVAKRKSSMPQRFVGENRLSELSFEGGSGELMQPHVIDQAINSAISYLGAESLRPLVQTSPGSSDMVVSPIYNLHKTQSAEGNGVSAKDSAAEHLLLLSKSKSASVEKDGSPSPSGQDSTDTESNNDERAAGGGGGTAAGGLIYLTNHMAPGMRNGGLPVVKEEQQRHFEALRAAGMELGMASSEGFKVLSGEGEELRAYRCIHCRVLFLDHVMYTIHMGCHGFRDPFECNLCGYRSQDRYEFSSHITRGEHRF; this is translated from the exons AATACCTGCACAGGATGGAGACAGAGGAGGCACAGGAAATGTCCCAGATAACAG GAAGGGACAGCCCGACTGCAAACGAGGGGGGAGAGGACCAAGATGAGGCTATGCCTGTTCCTGAAGACTTGTCAGCCAGCACGGGCCTCCAACACAACAACCGCACAGACAAACCACTGG GGGAGAGGCCATTCCAATGCAACCAGTGTGGTGCTTCCTTCACTCAGAAGGGTAACCTGCTCCGACACATCAAACTGCACTCTGGCGAGAAACCTTTCAAATGTCACCTGTGCAACTATGCCTGCCGCCGCAGAGACGCCCTTACCGGACACCTGCGCACGCACTCTG ttggAAAACCTCATAAGTGTGCATACTGCGGGCGCAGTTACAAGCAGCGGAGCTCATTGGAAGAACATAAGGAGAGATGTCACAACTACCTGCAGTGCATGGGCCTTCAGAATAGCATTTATACAG TGAAGGAAGAGAACAGCCAGAATGAGCAGAGGGAGGACATGCCTGCATCTGAGAGAGCCTTGGTGCTAGACAGGATAGCTAACAATGTAGCTAAGCGTAAGAGCTCTATGCCCCAGAGGTTTGTGG GAGAGAATCGTTTGTCGGAGCTGTCATTCGAGGGCGGCTCAGGTGAGCTTATGCAGCCTCACGTGATCGATCAGGCCATCAACAGTGCCATTAGCTATCTGGGAGCAGAGTCCTTGCGGCCTCTGGTTCAGACCTCCCCTGGCTCTTCTGACATGGTGGTCAGCCCTATTTACAACCTCCACAAGACACAATCAGCTGAAGGCAACGGCGTATCTGCTAAAGACAGCGCCGCAGAGCACCTCCTTCTGCTGTCCAAGTCCAAATCAGCCTCCGTGGAGAAGGACGGCTCCCCCAGCCCCAGCGGCCAGGACTCCACCGACACCGAGAGCAACAACGATGAGCGGGCGGCCGGGGGAGGCGGGGGAACAGCCGCAGGTGGTCTCATCTACCTGACCAATCACATGGCTCCAGGTATGCGTAACGGAGGTCTGCCAGTGGTAAAAGAAGAGCAGCAGCGGCATTTTGAGGCCTTGCGGGCAGCAGGTATGGAGCTGGGTATGGCGTCATCGGAGGGGTTTAAGGTGCTGAGTGGAGAGGGAGAAGAATTGAGGGCGTATCGCTGCATCCATTGCAGAGTTTTGTTCCTGGACCACGTCATGTACACCATCCACATGGGTTGCCATGGCTTCCGAGACCCCTTCGAGTGCAACCTGTGTGGTTACCGCAGTCAGGACCGCTACGAGTTCTCATCGCACATCACGCGTGGAGAGCACCGCTTCTGA
- the ikzf1 gene encoding DNA-binding protein Ikaros isoform X2 yields the protein MLGWKEEVQWRGEGPRTEFQTAAAALRTCAHGAAGDSWKSFILQTQGIAEYLHRMETEEAQEMSQITGRDSPTANEGGEDQDEAMPVPEDLSASTGLQHNNRTDKPLACNIKVEARSDEENGLTCEMNGEAEECAAEDLRVLDGSGAKVNGSHAGPDSKPAAYPTAGGIRLPNGKLKCDICGIVCIGPNVLMVHKRSHTEERKSDLERHKGERPFQCNQCGASFTQKGNLLRHIKLHSGEKPFKCHLCNYACRRRDALTGHLRTHSVGKPHKCAYCGRSYKQRSSLEEHKERCHNYLQCMGLQNSIYTVKEENSQNEQREDMPASERALVLDRIANNVAKRKSSMPQRFVGENRLSELSFEGGSGELMQPHVIDQAINSAISYLGAESLRPLVQTSPGSSDMVVSPIYNLHKTQSAEGNGVSAKDSAAEHLLLLSKSKSASVEKDGSPSPSGQDSTDTESNNDERAAGGGGGTAAGGLIYLTNHMAPGMRNGGLPVVKEEQQRHFEALRAAGMELGMASSEGFKVLSGEGEELRAYRCIHCRVLFLDHVMYTIHMGCHGFRDPFECNLCGYRSQDRYEFSSHITRGEHRF from the exons AATACCTGCACAGGATGGAGACAGAGGAGGCACAGGAAATGTCCCAGATAACAG GAAGGGACAGCCCGACTGCAAACGAGGGGGGAGAGGACCAAGATGAGGCTATGCCTGTTCCTGAAGACTTGTCAGCCAGCACGGGCCTCCAACACAACAACCGCACAGACAAACCACTGG CCTGTAATATAAAAGTTGAGGCTCGGAGTGACGAGGAAAACGGGCTGACCTGTGAGATGAATGGAGAGGCGGAGGAATGTGCAGCCGAGGACTTGCGCGTGCTCGATGGCTCGGGGGCCAAAGTGAACGGCTCCCACGCAGGCCCTGACAGCAAGCCGGCCGCCTACCCCACGGCCGGGGGCATCCGCCTCCCCAACGGGAAGCTGAAGTGCGATATCTGTGGGATAGTTTGCATTGGGCCCAATGTGTTGATGGTGCACAAGCGAAGTCACACTG aagaaagaaagtcagatttggaacgacataaag GGGAGAGGCCATTCCAATGCAACCAGTGTGGTGCTTCCTTCACTCAGAAGGGTAACCTGCTCCGACACATCAAACTGCACTCTGGCGAGAAACCTTTCAAATGTCACCTGTGCAACTATGCCTGCCGCCGCAGAGACGCCCTTACCGGACACCTGCGCACGCACTCTG ttggAAAACCTCATAAGTGTGCATACTGCGGGCGCAGTTACAAGCAGCGGAGCTCATTGGAAGAACATAAGGAGAGATGTCACAACTACCTGCAGTGCATGGGCCTTCAGAATAGCATTTATACAG TGAAGGAAGAGAACAGCCAGAATGAGCAGAGGGAGGACATGCCTGCATCTGAGAGAGCCTTGGTGCTAGACAGGATAGCTAACAATGTAGCTAAGCGTAAGAGCTCTATGCCCCAGAGGTTTGTGG GAGAGAATCGTTTGTCGGAGCTGTCATTCGAGGGCGGCTCAGGTGAGCTTATGCAGCCTCACGTGATCGATCAGGCCATCAACAGTGCCATTAGCTATCTGGGAGCAGAGTCCTTGCGGCCTCTGGTTCAGACCTCCCCTGGCTCTTCTGACATGGTGGTCAGCCCTATTTACAACCTCCACAAGACACAATCAGCTGAAGGCAACGGCGTATCTGCTAAAGACAGCGCCGCAGAGCACCTCCTTCTGCTGTCCAAGTCCAAATCAGCCTCCGTGGAGAAGGACGGCTCCCCCAGCCCCAGCGGCCAGGACTCCACCGACACCGAGAGCAACAACGATGAGCGGGCGGCCGGGGGAGGCGGGGGAACAGCCGCAGGTGGTCTCATCTACCTGACCAATCACATGGCTCCAGGTATGCGTAACGGAGGTCTGCCAGTGGTAAAAGAAGAGCAGCAGCGGCATTTTGAGGCCTTGCGGGCAGCAGGTATGGAGCTGGGTATGGCGTCATCGGAGGGGTTTAAGGTGCTGAGTGGAGAGGGAGAAGAATTGAGGGCGTATCGCTGCATCCATTGCAGAGTTTTGTTCCTGGACCACGTCATGTACACCATCCACATGGGTTGCCATGGCTTCCGAGACCCCTTCGAGTGCAACCTGTGTGGTTACCGCAGTCAGGACCGCTACGAGTTCTCATCGCACATCACGCGTGGAGAGCACCGCTTCTGA
- the ikzf1 gene encoding DNA-binding protein Ikaros isoform X3, producing the protein MLGWKEEVQWRGEGPRTEFQTAAAALRTCAHGAAGDSWKSFILQTQGIAEYLHRMETEEAQEMSQITGRDSPTANEGGEDQDEAMPVPEDLSASTGLQHNNRTDKPLACNIKVEARSDEENGLTCEMNGEAEECAAEDLRVLDGSGAKVNGSHAGPDSKPAAYPTAGGIRLPNGKLKCDICGIVCIGPNVLMVHKRSHTGERPFQCNQCGASFTQKGNLLRHIKLHSGEKPFKCHLCNYACRRRDALTGHLRTHSVGKPHKCAYCGRSYKQRSSLEEHKERCHNYLQCMGLQNSIYTVKEENSQNEQREDMPASERALVLDRIANNVAKRKSSMPQRFVGENRLSELSFEGGSGELMQPHVIDQAINSAISYLGAESLRPLVQTSPGSSDMVVSPIYNLHKTQSAEGNGVSAKDSAAEHLLLLSKSKSASVEKDGSPSPSGQDSTDTESNNDERAAGGGGGTAAGGLIYLTNHMAPGMRNGGLPVVKEEQQRHFEALRAAGMELGMASSEGFKVLSGEGEELRAYRCIHCRVLFLDHVMYTIHMGCHGFRDPFECNLCGYRSQDRYEFSSHITRGEHRF; encoded by the exons AATACCTGCACAGGATGGAGACAGAGGAGGCACAGGAAATGTCCCAGATAACAG GAAGGGACAGCCCGACTGCAAACGAGGGGGGAGAGGACCAAGATGAGGCTATGCCTGTTCCTGAAGACTTGTCAGCCAGCACGGGCCTCCAACACAACAACCGCACAGACAAACCACTGG CCTGTAATATAAAAGTTGAGGCTCGGAGTGACGAGGAAAACGGGCTGACCTGTGAGATGAATGGAGAGGCGGAGGAATGTGCAGCCGAGGACTTGCGCGTGCTCGATGGCTCGGGGGCCAAAGTGAACGGCTCCCACGCAGGCCCTGACAGCAAGCCGGCCGCCTACCCCACGGCCGGGGGCATCCGCCTCCCCAACGGGAAGCTGAAGTGCGATATCTGTGGGATAGTTTGCATTGGGCCCAATGTGTTGATGGTGCACAAGCGAAGTCACACTG GGGAGAGGCCATTCCAATGCAACCAGTGTGGTGCTTCCTTCACTCAGAAGGGTAACCTGCTCCGACACATCAAACTGCACTCTGGCGAGAAACCTTTCAAATGTCACCTGTGCAACTATGCCTGCCGCCGCAGAGACGCCCTTACCGGACACCTGCGCACGCACTCTG ttggAAAACCTCATAAGTGTGCATACTGCGGGCGCAGTTACAAGCAGCGGAGCTCATTGGAAGAACATAAGGAGAGATGTCACAACTACCTGCAGTGCATGGGCCTTCAGAATAGCATTTATACAG TGAAGGAAGAGAACAGCCAGAATGAGCAGAGGGAGGACATGCCTGCATCTGAGAGAGCCTTGGTGCTAGACAGGATAGCTAACAATGTAGCTAAGCGTAAGAGCTCTATGCCCCAGAGGTTTGTGG GAGAGAATCGTTTGTCGGAGCTGTCATTCGAGGGCGGCTCAGGTGAGCTTATGCAGCCTCACGTGATCGATCAGGCCATCAACAGTGCCATTAGCTATCTGGGAGCAGAGTCCTTGCGGCCTCTGGTTCAGACCTCCCCTGGCTCTTCTGACATGGTGGTCAGCCCTATTTACAACCTCCACAAGACACAATCAGCTGAAGGCAACGGCGTATCTGCTAAAGACAGCGCCGCAGAGCACCTCCTTCTGCTGTCCAAGTCCAAATCAGCCTCCGTGGAGAAGGACGGCTCCCCCAGCCCCAGCGGCCAGGACTCCACCGACACCGAGAGCAACAACGATGAGCGGGCGGCCGGGGGAGGCGGGGGAACAGCCGCAGGTGGTCTCATCTACCTGACCAATCACATGGCTCCAGGTATGCGTAACGGAGGTCTGCCAGTGGTAAAAGAAGAGCAGCAGCGGCATTTTGAGGCCTTGCGGGCAGCAGGTATGGAGCTGGGTATGGCGTCATCGGAGGGGTTTAAGGTGCTGAGTGGAGAGGGAGAAGAATTGAGGGCGTATCGCTGCATCCATTGCAGAGTTTTGTTCCTGGACCACGTCATGTACACCATCCACATGGGTTGCCATGGCTTCCGAGACCCCTTCGAGTGCAACCTGTGTGGTTACCGCAGTCAGGACCGCTACGAGTTCTCATCGCACATCACGCGTGGAGAGCACCGCTTCTGA
- the ikzf1 gene encoding DNA-binding protein Ikaros isoform X4, translated as MLGWKEEVQWRGEGPRTEFQTAAAALRTCAHGAAGDSWKSFILQTQGIAEYLHRMETEEAQEMSQITGRDSPTANEGGEDQDEAMPVPEDLSASTGLQHNNRTDKPLACNIKVEARSDEENGLTCEMNGEAEECAAEDLRVLDGSGAKVNGSHAGPDSKPAAYPTAGGIRLPNGKLKCDICGIVCIGPNVLMVHKRSHTGERPFQCNQCGASFTQKGNLLRHIKLHSGEKPFKCHLCNYACRRRDALTGHLRTHSVGKPHKCAYCGRSYKQRSSLEEHKERCHNYLQCMGLQNSIYTGENRLSELSFEGGSGELMQPHVIDQAINSAISYLGAESLRPLVQTSPGSSDMVVSPIYNLHKTQSAEGNGVSAKDSAAEHLLLLSKSKSASVEKDGSPSPSGQDSTDTESNNDERAAGGGGGTAAGGLIYLTNHMAPGMRNGGLPVVKEEQQRHFEALRAAGMELGMASSEGFKVLSGEGEELRAYRCIHCRVLFLDHVMYTIHMGCHGFRDPFECNLCGYRSQDRYEFSSHITRGEHRF; from the exons AATACCTGCACAGGATGGAGACAGAGGAGGCACAGGAAATGTCCCAGATAACAG GAAGGGACAGCCCGACTGCAAACGAGGGGGGAGAGGACCAAGATGAGGCTATGCCTGTTCCTGAAGACTTGTCAGCCAGCACGGGCCTCCAACACAACAACCGCACAGACAAACCACTGG CCTGTAATATAAAAGTTGAGGCTCGGAGTGACGAGGAAAACGGGCTGACCTGTGAGATGAATGGAGAGGCGGAGGAATGTGCAGCCGAGGACTTGCGCGTGCTCGATGGCTCGGGGGCCAAAGTGAACGGCTCCCACGCAGGCCCTGACAGCAAGCCGGCCGCCTACCCCACGGCCGGGGGCATCCGCCTCCCCAACGGGAAGCTGAAGTGCGATATCTGTGGGATAGTTTGCATTGGGCCCAATGTGTTGATGGTGCACAAGCGAAGTCACACTG GGGAGAGGCCATTCCAATGCAACCAGTGTGGTGCTTCCTTCACTCAGAAGGGTAACCTGCTCCGACACATCAAACTGCACTCTGGCGAGAAACCTTTCAAATGTCACCTGTGCAACTATGCCTGCCGCCGCAGAGACGCCCTTACCGGACACCTGCGCACGCACTCTG ttggAAAACCTCATAAGTGTGCATACTGCGGGCGCAGTTACAAGCAGCGGAGCTCATTGGAAGAACATAAGGAGAGATGTCACAACTACCTGCAGTGCATGGGCCTTCAGAATAGCATTTATACAG GAGAGAATCGTTTGTCGGAGCTGTCATTCGAGGGCGGCTCAGGTGAGCTTATGCAGCCTCACGTGATCGATCAGGCCATCAACAGTGCCATTAGCTATCTGGGAGCAGAGTCCTTGCGGCCTCTGGTTCAGACCTCCCCTGGCTCTTCTGACATGGTGGTCAGCCCTATTTACAACCTCCACAAGACACAATCAGCTGAAGGCAACGGCGTATCTGCTAAAGACAGCGCCGCAGAGCACCTCCTTCTGCTGTCCAAGTCCAAATCAGCCTCCGTGGAGAAGGACGGCTCCCCCAGCCCCAGCGGCCAGGACTCCACCGACACCGAGAGCAACAACGATGAGCGGGCGGCCGGGGGAGGCGGGGGAACAGCCGCAGGTGGTCTCATCTACCTGACCAATCACATGGCTCCAGGTATGCGTAACGGAGGTCTGCCAGTGGTAAAAGAAGAGCAGCAGCGGCATTTTGAGGCCTTGCGGGCAGCAGGTATGGAGCTGGGTATGGCGTCATCGGAGGGGTTTAAGGTGCTGAGTGGAGAGGGAGAAGAATTGAGGGCGTATCGCTGCATCCATTGCAGAGTTTTGTTCCTGGACCACGTCATGTACACCATCCACATGGGTTGCCATGGCTTCCGAGACCCCTTCGAGTGCAACCTGTGTGGTTACCGCAGTCAGGACCGCTACGAGTTCTCATCGCACATCACGCGTGGAGAGCACCGCTTCTGA